Proteins found in one Bremerella volcania genomic segment:
- a CDS encoding sulfatase family protein gives MNFARFFFLFTCLLIAPLSIATAADQAKKPNILFVLCDDLRPDAVGCLGSEHVKTPRIDQIAKEGIVFNNSFCTTSLCSPSRASILTGLYAHAHGVTDNFTEFPTEMATFPKRLQDAGYETAYIGKYHMGEDNDQPRPGFDWFVTHKGQGKYFDTAFNINGQGEKVIEGYYTHVVTDMAIDWLEKDHADKPWCLMIGQKAPHSFYFPEPKYEHAFDDVEVKYPATAFDLDDNPKWMKKRLYTWHGIYGPLFDWRKDFPDDSPEGVKAFENMVHAYWGTVLSIDDSMGRLYDWLDKSGQLDNTVIVFMGDNGLLEGEHGMVDKRTAHEMSIRVPLIVRYPKLGQGKALDQQVLTVDMAPTLIELAGAKPIEDIHGQSWAKLAAGGDDDWRKSWLYYYNYEKQFPYTPNVRALRTDRWKFIRYPHGDGSPDRHMAELYDLKADPEEGTNLAEKPEHAKLVKQLRQELTEQMESVGLTAATDKMPIDQGIGSELPDEKIR, from the coding sequence ATGAACTTCGCGCGTTTCTTTTTCCTATTTACGTGTCTACTGATCGCTCCGCTTTCTATCGCTACGGCGGCGGATCAAGCGAAGAAGCCGAATATCCTGTTCGTTTTGTGCGACGATCTTCGTCCGGACGCCGTTGGCTGCTTGGGCAGCGAGCACGTGAAGACCCCCCGAATCGACCAAATCGCCAAGGAAGGAATTGTTTTCAACAATTCCTTCTGCACGACATCGCTGTGCTCGCCAAGCCGCGCTTCGATTCTGACCGGCCTTTACGCCCACGCCCACGGGGTGACCGACAACTTCACTGAATTCCCGACCGAGATGGCCACGTTCCCCAAGCGTCTGCAGGATGCCGGGTACGAAACGGCCTACATCGGCAAATATCACATGGGTGAAGATAACGATCAGCCTCGCCCCGGTTTTGATTGGTTCGTCACGCACAAAGGCCAGGGCAAGTACTTCGACACGGCTTTCAACATCAACGGCCAAGGCGAAAAAGTCATCGAGGGCTACTACACGCATGTCGTTACCGACATGGCGATTGACTGGCTGGAAAAGGACCACGCTGATAAGCCCTGGTGCCTGATGATCGGCCAGAAAGCGCCCCATAGCTTCTACTTCCCAGAGCCGAAGTATGAGCATGCGTTTGACGACGTTGAAGTGAAGTACCCTGCCACGGCGTTCGACCTCGACGACAATCCGAAGTGGATGAAGAAACGACTCTACACCTGGCACGGCATCTACGGTCCCCTGTTCGACTGGCGGAAGGACTTTCCCGATGACAGCCCGGAAGGGGTCAAGGCGTTCGAGAACATGGTGCATGCCTACTGGGGTACCGTCCTGAGCATCGACGACAGTATGGGGCGTCTCTACGACTGGCTGGATAAATCGGGCCAACTGGATAACACGGTCATCGTCTTCATGGGGGACAACGGTCTGCTTGAGGGTGAGCACGGCATGGTCGATAAGCGGACGGCCCACGAAATGAGCATTCGCGTTCCGCTGATCGTTCGTTATCCGAAGCTTGGTCAGGGGAAAGCACTCGATCAGCAGGTTCTGACCGTTGATATGGCTCCTACCCTCATCGAACTGGCCGGAGCGAAGCCAATCGAAGACATCCACGGTCAGTCGTGGGCAAAGTTAGCCGCCGGAGGCGACGACGATTGGCGGAAGTCTTGGCTATACTACTACAATTACGAAAAGCAGTTTCCGTATACGCCCAACGTGCGGGCACTGCGTACCGACCGCTGGAAGTTCATTCGCTACCCACATGGAGACGGCTCGCCCGATCGTCATATGGCGGAACTGTATGACCTGAAAGCGGATCCGGAGGAAGGGACGAACCTTGCCGAAAAGCCGGAACATGCCAAGCTGGTCAAGCAGCTTCGCCAGGAATTGACGGAGCAGATGGAATCGGTTGGGCTAACTGCGGCTACCGATAAGATGCCCATCGACCAAGGCATCGGTTCGGAACTACCGGACGAGAAGATTCGCTAA
- a CDS encoding pyruvate kinase, protein MLKRTKVAATLGPSASRPGELMQLVRAGADAFLLDLSQDDGSVWQERHEAVREVEGIAQQPITLLVDVPSAEGSAGGEVSITPNLVNWIADHEIDYVLISVSQGSHTVSEVRKVLAEAGSAAAVMARLDHASNYRDIDSIIQAADGVVVTGTGLSELETWSIPVMQKMVARQCQIGAKPCLVGRGILSNMLQSKEPSNGEVFDIANVVFDHADAILLGAETAVGSFPTQAVEVVSKTVIATESLMEITDRPIKVGFGQPPNTAALAYSIRHILKMQEIAAVGVYSHSSMTARLIAKNWIDCPVLGLSDLATTVRQMGVYHGVVSRQMKAPSTTAEMLTTTTSIAKTLGLVVPGDRMIVVSELPLRSTDNANAFVIETIT, encoded by the coding sequence ATGCTCAAGCGTACGAAGGTCGCGGCAACGCTCGGTCCCAGCGCATCGCGTCCAGGCGAACTGATGCAGCTTGTTCGTGCCGGCGCTGATGCGTTTCTTCTGGACTTGTCTCAGGACGATGGGTCAGTTTGGCAGGAGCGGCACGAGGCGGTTCGCGAAGTCGAAGGAATAGCCCAGCAGCCCATTACGCTGTTGGTAGACGTTCCATCCGCCGAAGGATCGGCTGGCGGCGAGGTGAGTATTACCCCGAACCTGGTCAACTGGATTGCAGATCACGAGATCGATTACGTTTTGATCTCTGTCTCCCAGGGATCTCATACCGTTTCCGAGGTCCGCAAGGTGCTTGCCGAGGCTGGCAGCGCGGCCGCCGTCATGGCCCGCCTGGACCATGCGTCGAACTACCGAGACATCGACAGCATCATTCAAGCGGCGGACGGGGTCGTCGTTACCGGGACCGGTCTTTCGGAACTGGAAACGTGGTCAATCCCGGTGATGCAGAAAATGGTTGCCCGGCAATGTCAGATTGGGGCCAAACCATGTCTTGTAGGGCGCGGCATTCTGAGCAATATGCTGCAATCGAAAGAGCCCAGCAATGGGGAAGTCTTCGATATCGCGAACGTTGTGTTCGACCACGCCGACGCTATTCTGTTGGGGGCCGAGACCGCCGTGGGAAGTTTTCCGACTCAAGCGGTCGAAGTGGTCTCGAAGACGGTCATCGCGACCGAGAGCCTGATGGAGATTACCGATCGTCCGATCAAGGTCGGGTTTGGTCAGCCACCGAATACGGCCGCCCTGGCCTACTCGATCCGGCACATCCTGAAAATGCAGGAAATTGCCGCGGTCGGCGTCTATTCTCATTCGAGCATGACGGCCCGGCTGATTGCGAAGAATTGGATCGATTGCCCCGTCTTAGGGCTTTCCGACCTGGCGACAACGGTGCGTCAGATGGGAGTCTACCACGGCGTTGTTTCCCGACAGATGAAAGCACCAAGCACCACGGCGGAGATGCTCACGACCACGACCTCGATCGCCAAGACGCTGGGACTGGTAGTGCCTGGGGATCGGATGATTGTCGTCTCGGAGTTGCCACTCCGTTCGACCGACAACGCAAACGCGTTCGTGATCGAAACGATCACGTAG